From Bacillus sp. Bos-x628, the proteins below share one genomic window:
- the miaB gene encoding tRNA (N6-isopentenyl adenosine(37)-C2)-methylthiotransferase MiaB, producing the protein MNEKQRKASGQVSSSDKKSEKDYSQYFEAVYIPPSLKDAKKRGKEEVKYNQFQIDERFKGIGEGRKFYIRTYGCQMNEHDTEVMAGIFMALGYEPTSSTQDANVILLNTCAIRENAENKVFGELGHLKALKREKPDLILGVCGCMSQEESVVNRILKKHPFVDLIFGTHNIHRLPELLSECYLSKEMVVEVWSKEGDVIENLPRARHGKIKGWVNIMYGCDKFCTYCIVPYTRGKERSRRPEEIIQEVRRLAAEGYKEITLLGQNVNAYGKDFEDMEYSLGHLMDELRKIDIPRIRFTTSHPRDFDDHLIEVLAKGGNLLDHIHLPVQSGSSSVLKLMARKYDRERYLDLVRKIKEKMPNASLTTDIIVGFPNETEEQFEETLSLYREVEFDAAYTFIYSPREGTPAAKMKDNVPMRVKKDRLQRLNALVNEISAKKMKEYEGQTVEVLVEGESKNNPDILAGYTSKNKLVNFKAPKEAIGNIVKVKITQAKTWSLDGEMVEEAIEVN; encoded by the coding sequence ATGAATGAAAAGCAGAGAAAAGCGAGCGGACAAGTGAGTTCATCGGACAAAAAATCCGAGAAGGACTACAGCCAATATTTTGAAGCTGTTTACATTCCGCCATCGTTAAAAGATGCAAAAAAACGGGGTAAAGAAGAAGTCAAATACAATCAATTTCAAATTGACGAGCGGTTTAAAGGTATAGGGGAAGGTCGTAAATTTTATATCCGCACATATGGCTGTCAAATGAATGAACACGATACAGAAGTGATGGCTGGTATTTTTATGGCGCTAGGCTATGAGCCGACAAGCTCTACTCAAGATGCAAATGTCATCTTACTGAACACTTGCGCCATTCGTGAGAATGCTGAAAACAAAGTGTTTGGAGAGCTTGGGCACTTAAAAGCGTTAAAACGTGAGAAGCCAGACTTAATTTTAGGTGTTTGTGGATGTATGTCACAAGAAGAATCCGTTGTAAACCGCATTTTGAAAAAGCATCCATTTGTAGACCTGATTTTTGGCACGCACAACATTCACCGCCTGCCAGAGCTTCTATCTGAATGTTATTTATCGAAAGAGATGGTGGTCGAGGTTTGGTCGAAAGAAGGAGATGTCATTGAAAACCTTCCGAGAGCACGCCACGGTAAAATTAAAGGCTGGGTGAACATTATGTACGGTTGTGATAAGTTCTGTACATATTGTATCGTCCCTTACACTCGTGGCAAGGAAAGAAGCCGCCGGCCAGAAGAAATTATTCAAGAAGTCAGACGGTTAGCTGCAGAGGGGTATAAGGAAATTACGCTTCTTGGACAGAACGTGAATGCATACGGAAAAGATTTTGAAGACATGGAATACAGTCTTGGTCATCTCATGGATGAACTGCGTAAAATCGACATTCCACGTATTCGCTTTACAACCAGTCATCCGCGTGATTTTGACGACCACTTAATTGAGGTGCTTGCCAAAGGCGGCAACTTGCTGGATCATATCCACTTGCCGGTACAATCAGGAAGTTCTTCTGTGCTGAAACTGATGGCAAGAAAATATGACCGTGAGCGTTATCTTGATCTTGTTCGTAAAATCAAAGAAAAAATGCCAAATGCATCCCTCACAACAGATATTATTGTTGGGTTTCCGAATGAAACAGAGGAGCAGTTTGAAGAAACGCTATCCCTCTATCGTGAGGTTGAATTTGATGCGGCTTATACGTTCATTTATTCTCCGAGAGAAGGAACACCTGCAGCAAAAATGAAGGATAATGTTCCAATGCGCGTGAAGAAAGATCGACTGCAGCGCCTGAATGCACTTGTAAATGAAATTTCTGCTAAGAAAATGAAGGAATATGAAGGGCAGACTGTCGAAGTATTAGTAGAGGGTGAAAGTAAAAACAATCCTGATATCCTAGCCGGATATACGAGTAAGAACAAGCTTGTGAATTTTAAAGCACCGAAAGAAGCGATTGGCAACATCGTCAAAGTGAAAATTACTCAAGCGAAAACTTGGTCTCTTGACGGAGAAATGGTTGAAGAAGCTATCGAGGTGAATTAA
- a CDS encoding glycine C-acetyltransferase — protein sequence MKEFTYLQDELESMKHKGTHQTLKEIDSKQSSTVTLNEQSVIQLSSNNYLGLTSHPRLMKAAKEAIDEFGAGTGSVRTIAGTMTIHERLEKKLAAFKKTEAALVFQSGFTTNQGVLSSILTKDDIVISDELNHASIIDGIRLTKADKKVYAHSNMKELEKILKKSMNYRVRLIVTDGVFSMDGDIAPLPEIVRLAEAYDAFVMVDDAHASGVLGENGRGTVNHFKLDGRVHIQVGTLSKAVGVLGGYVAGSAVLIDYLKHKARPFLFSTSHPPAVTMACEEAIDVLLDEPERIDKLWENATYFKEKIVELGFLIAPTETPIIPIMVGDEALTFQFSKALMERGVFAQGIAYPTVAKGKARIRAIITAEHKKEELDRALTIIEEEAKKLKILN from the coding sequence ATGAAAGAATTCACATATTTACAAGATGAGCTAGAATCTATGAAGCACAAGGGAACCCATCAAACGTTAAAAGAGATCGACTCAAAACAATCATCTACAGTGACATTAAATGAACAATCCGTTATACAACTCTCCTCCAATAACTATTTAGGCCTGACCTCACATCCAAGGCTGATGAAAGCGGCGAAAGAAGCGATTGATGAATTTGGTGCTGGTACAGGGTCAGTACGGACAATTGCTGGAACAATGACTATACATGAACGACTTGAAAAAAAGCTTGCTGCGTTTAAAAAGACAGAGGCAGCACTCGTTTTTCAGTCAGGTTTTACAACAAACCAAGGGGTCTTATCAAGTATCTTAACAAAAGATGATATTGTCATTTCAGATGAGCTGAATCATGCTTCTATTATAGATGGAATCCGATTAACAAAAGCAGATAAAAAAGTATATGCGCATTCAAATATGAAGGAACTTGAGAAAATTTTAAAGAAATCCATGAATTATCGTGTTCGACTGATCGTGACAGATGGCGTTTTTTCTATGGATGGAGACATTGCGCCACTCCCTGAAATTGTACGGCTAGCAGAAGCCTATGACGCATTTGTAATGGTTGATGATGCACATGCTTCAGGCGTACTTGGCGAAAATGGCCGCGGGACTGTCAACCATTTCAAGCTAGATGGCAGAGTGCATATTCAAGTTGGAACATTGAGCAAAGCTGTTGGCGTACTTGGCGGCTACGTTGCTGGTTCTGCTGTCTTAATTGATTACTTAAAGCATAAAGCAAGACCATTTTTATTCAGTACCTCTCATCCTCCTGCTGTCACTATGGCATGTGAAGAAGCCATTGATGTGCTATTAGATGAACCGGAGCGAATTGATAAGCTTTGGGAAAACGCCACATATTTCAAAGAGAAGATAGTAGAACTCGGGTTTCTTATTGCGCCAACCGAGACACCAATCATTCCGATCATGGTGGGAGATGAGGCGCTTACGTTCCAATTTTCAAAGGCATTAATGGAGCGAGGCGTTTTTGCCCAAGGTATCGCCTACCCGACTGTGGCGAAAGGAAAAGCAAGAATAAGAGCTATCATTACAGCAGAGCACAAAAAAGAAGAACTAGACCGTGCACTGACGATTATCGAAGAAGAAGCTAAAAAACTAAAGATATTAAATTAA
- the tdh gene encoding L-threonine 3-dehydrogenase produces the protein MCGTMKAIVKKESAYGAVLAEMPIPEINEHEVLIQVKATSICGTDVHIYNWDDWAKKRVKAPYIFGHEFTGEIVKVGQQVTRAKVGDFVSAETHIVCNQCYMCLTGQQHLCHETKILGVDIDGCFAEYVKVPEQNVWHHPVDMPEEIASIQEPLGNAVHTVLHTSVSGKSVAIFGCGPIGLMAIAVAKASGAIRVFAIDKNEYRLKLADKMGADHIIDVGKDDPVTFIKQHTRMEGADVICEMSGHPRAINQALEACANGGKINILSLPERPVTIDITNHIVFRGLTVQGITGRKMFETWHQVSELLKTNTIDVKPVVTHTLPFEDFEKGFELMRNGTCGKVVLMMPSHERGKK, from the coding sequence ATGTGCGGAACGATGAAAGCAATTGTTAAAAAAGAAAGCGCTTACGGAGCGGTATTGGCTGAAATGCCTATTCCTGAAATCAATGAACATGAAGTGTTGATTCAAGTAAAAGCCACATCAATTTGCGGAACAGATGTGCATATTTATAATTGGGACGATTGGGCAAAGAAGAGAGTCAAAGCACCGTATATTTTTGGACATGAATTTACAGGGGAAATTGTGAAGGTAGGACAGCAGGTAACACGCGCAAAAGTGGGGGATTTTGTGTCGGCTGAGACTCATATTGTTTGTAATCAATGCTATATGTGTTTAACAGGGCAGCAGCATTTGTGTCATGAAACGAAAATTTTAGGAGTAGACATTGACGGCTGTTTTGCTGAATATGTCAAAGTGCCTGAACAAAATGTGTGGCATCATCCAGTAGATATGCCTGAGGAGATTGCTTCCATTCAAGAACCGCTTGGGAATGCGGTTCATACGGTCTTACACACGTCTGTTTCAGGAAAATCAGTTGCGATTTTTGGCTGCGGACCCATTGGCTTAATGGCAATAGCGGTGGCAAAAGCCTCTGGAGCTATTCGAGTGTTTGCCATTGATAAAAATGAATACAGGTTGAAGCTCGCTGACAAAATGGGTGCAGATCATATCATTGATGTTGGAAAAGATGATCCTGTCACGTTCATCAAACAGCATACGCGGATGGAAGGGGCAGACGTGATTTGTGAAATGTCCGGTCATCCTAGAGCCATTAACCAAGCACTTGAAGCTTGTGCAAACGGGGGCAAAATCAATATTTTAAGTCTTCCAGAGCGGCCGGTGACAATTGACATTACGAATCACATTGTATTCAGGGGACTGACGGTTCAAGGGATTACTGGCAGAAAAATGTTTGAAACATGGCACCAAGTATCTGAACTTTTAAAAACGAATACGATTGATGTTAAACCGGTTGTCACACATACTTTGCCATTTGAAGATTTCGAAAAGGGGTTTGAATTGATGAGAAATGGTACTTGTGGAAAGGTCGTACTCATGATGCCATCACATGAAAGGGGGAAGAAATGA